In a genomic window of Bacteroidota bacterium:
- the polA gene encoding DNA polymerase I: MSEEKKLFLLDGMALIYRAFFAFSQNPRITSYGLNTNAPYGFTNTLLDLIRREKPSHVAVVFDTSEPTERHIEFSDYKAHREEMPEDLSRSIPYIFKLIEGFNIPVITVPGFEADDIIGTLAKKAEIEGYKVFMMTPDKDFGQLVSENIFIYKPARQGGDFEIMGVPEVLQKWEITDVKQVIDILGLMGDAVDNIPGVPGVGEKTAKKLVQEFGSVENLLANTDKLKGKQKENVEAHADMARLSKKLATIILDVPIELDEKAFLVEDPDKEKLEELFKELEFRTLGKRLFGDAAAAAPAKETNGQQSLFGGGQENPQTAAEPEDETPITFKTAATTPHHYELCDTAEKRAALIKTLTASTEVCFDTETTSLDAIDAELVGMSFSIKQHEAFYVPVSTKRDEAQAIVNEFKAIFEDEKITKIGQNIKYDYLVLQNYGIQVRGTLFDTMLAHYVIEPDGRHNMDILAENYLHYAPISIETLIGKKGKNQLSMRDVEVEKIAEYAAEDADITYRLKQALSPQLDEKEVRNVLEDIEAPLIPVLAGMEREGVRIDKGMLAEYSKELQGEIALLENRIYEMAGVKFNIASPKQLGEVLFEKLQLDPKAKKTKTGQYKTDEEVLTYLANQHEIARVIMDFRQSQKLKSTYVDALPLLINKHTGRVHTSFNQAVAATGRLSSTDPNLQNIPIRTERGREVRKAFIPRDENHVLVSADYSQVELRIVAAISKEEGMIEDFKRGLDIHTATAAKVFGVPFEGVDKEMRRKAKMVNFGIIYGISAFGLSQRLDIPRKEAAEIIENYFKQYPGLKQYMNDSIDLARHHGYVQTIMGRRRYLRDINSANHTVRSFAERNAINAPIQGSAADVIKMAMIKIHQRLIDEKLQSKMVLQVHDELLFDVYKPELETIKPIIKEEMEGAVKLEVPLDVEVGSGLNWLEAH, encoded by the coding sequence ATGTCTGAAGAAAAAAAACTCTTCCTGCTTGATGGGATGGCCCTTATATACCGTGCATTTTTTGCATTTAGCCAAAACCCCCGTATTACTTCATACGGACTAAATACAAATGCACCTTACGGTTTCACTAATACCCTGCTTGATTTGATAAGAAGGGAAAAGCCTTCGCACGTGGCAGTTGTTTTTGACACCAGCGAACCTACTGAACGACACATTGAGTTTAGCGATTATAAAGCCCACCGTGAGGAAATGCCCGAAGACCTTTCGCGCTCTATTCCGTATATCTTTAAGCTGATAGAAGGCTTTAATATTCCTGTAATCACAGTGCCCGGTTTTGAAGCGGATGATATTATAGGCACCCTTGCCAAAAAGGCTGAGATAGAAGGCTATAAAGTGTTTATGATGACGCCTGATAAGGATTTTGGGCAGTTGGTGAGTGAGAATATCTTTATATACAAACCTGCGCGACAAGGCGGTGATTTTGAAATAATGGGCGTGCCCGAAGTATTGCAAAAATGGGAAATTACCGATGTGAAACAGGTGATTGACATTTTGGGGCTAATGGGTGATGCCGTTGATAATATACCCGGTGTACCCGGTGTAGGCGAAAAGACTGCTAAAAAACTGGTGCAGGAATTTGGCAGCGTAGAAAACCTACTGGCCAATACTGATAAACTAAAAGGCAAACAAAAAGAAAATGTAGAGGCTCATGCCGATATGGCCCGCTTATCAAAAAAGCTGGCTACCATTATTTTGGACGTGCCTATTGAGCTGGATGAGAAAGCATTTTTGGTAGAAGACCCTGATAAAGAGAAACTGGAAGAGCTGTTTAAGGAGTTAGAGTTCCGTACGTTGGGTAAACGTTTGTTTGGCGACGCTGCTGCTGCGGCACCTGCTAAGGAAACCAACGGGCAGCAAAGCCTGTTCGGAGGCGGACAAGAAAACCCGCAAACTGCCGCTGAGCCTGAGGATGAAACCCCTATTACATTTAAAACAGCCGCTACTACCCCACACCATTACGAGTTGTGCGATACTGCTGAAAAGCGTGCAGCATTGATAAAAACGCTAACTGCTTCAACAGAGGTTTGTTTTGATACCGAAACTACCTCGTTGGATGCGATTGATGCCGAGTTGGTGGGTATGTCGTTCTCAATAAAACAGCACGAAGCTTTTTATGTACCTGTTTCAACCAAGCGCGATGAGGCGCAAGCAATTGTAAACGAGTTTAAAGCCATTTTTGAGGATGAGAAAATTACCAAAATAGGCCAGAACATAAAGTACGATTACCTGGTATTGCAAAACTACGGTATACAAGTGCGCGGCACTTTGTTTGATACCATGCTTGCACACTATGTAATTGAGCCTGACGGCAGGCACAACATGGATATATTGGCCGAAAACTACCTGCACTACGCGCCTATTTCTATTGAAACGCTGATTGGCAAGAAAGGTAAAAACCAATTGAGCATGCGTGATGTGGAGGTAGAGAAGATAGCAGAATATGCCGCCGAAGATGCTGATATAACTTACCGACTTAAACAAGCCCTTTCGCCACAGTTGGATGAAAAAGAGGTGCGCAATGTGCTTGAAGATATTGAAGCTCCGTTGATACCCGTATTAGCCGGAATGGAGCGCGAAGGTGTGCGCATTGATAAAGGAATGCTGGCCGAATACTCAAAAGAGTTGCAAGGTGAAATTGCACTGCTTGAGAACAGGATTTACGAAATGGCAGGGGTAAAATTCAACATTGCATCGCCAAAGCAATTGGGCGAAGTATTGTTTGAAAAGCTACAGCTTGACCCTAAAGCTAAAAAAACCAAAACAGGCCAGTACAAAACCGATGAGGAGGTATTGACTTACCTTGCCAATCAACACGAGATTGCAAGGGTGATTATGGATTTCCGCCAATCACAAAAGTTGAAATCAACGTATGTGGATGCCTTGCCTTTATTGATAAACAAACACACAGGCAGGGTGCATACCAGCTTTAACCAAGCGGTAGCTGCTACAGGCCGCCTAAGCAGTACCGACCCTAACCTGCAAAATATACCCATACGTACTGAGCGTGGTCGCGAGGTACGCAAAGCCTTTATTCCCCGTGATGAAAACCACGTTTTAGTAAGTGCCGATTACTCGCAGGTTGAATTGCGCATTGTTGCCGCAATTAGCAAAGAGGAAGGTATGATTGAGGATTTTAAACGCGGGTTAGACATTCACACCGCTACGGCAGCAAAAGTATTTGGCGTTCCGTTTGAAGGAGTGGATAAGGAGATGCGCCGCAAAGCCAAAATGGTAAACTTCGGTATCATATACGGTATATCAGCTTTCGGTTTATCGCAACGTTTGGATATTCCCCGCAAAGAAGCCGCAGAGATTATCGAAAACTACTTTAAGCAATACCCTGGTTTGAAGCAGTATATGAACGATTCTATCGACCTTGCACGCCATCACGGATATGTGCAAACCATCATGGGTCGTCGTCGTTATTTGCGTGATATAAACTCAGCCAACCACACCGTGCGCAGCTTTGCCGAGCGAAACGCCATCAACGCACCCATACAGGGCAGTGCTGCCGATGTGATAAAAATGGCGATGATAAAAATACACCAACGCTTGATTGATGAAAAACTGCAATCAAAAATGGTGTTGCAGGTGCATGATGAATTGCTGTTTGATGTGTATAAACCTGAACTGGAAACTATAAAACCGATTATTAAGGAGGAAATGGAAGGTGCAGTGAAGCTGGAAGTTCCTTTAGATGTTGAAGTAGGTTCAGGATTAAACTGGCTGGAAGCGCATTAA
- a CDS encoding glycosyltransferase family 2 protein, with the protein MFNKLSIVIPAYNEGKTIHLILDKVKAVQLEGGMQKEVIVVNDCSKDDTVEAVERYMKSNPDLPIVFYSHAINMGKGAALHTGIKQATGDIVLIQDADLEYNPQEYPILIRPITDGFADVVYGSRFMGGRPHRILFFWHTIGNKFLTFLSNMFTNLNLSDMETCYKVFKREVVQGLELKEKRFGFEPEVTAKIARIPKIRIYEVGISYYGRTYEEGKKIGWRDGFRAIWCILKYNLFA; encoded by the coding sequence ATGTTCAATAAACTTTCGATAGTAATACCTGCCTATAACGAGGGGAAAACCATACACCTTATACTGGATAAGGTGAAGGCTGTGCAGCTGGAAGGCGGTATGCAAAAAGAGGTGATAGTGGTGAATGATTGCAGTAAGGATGATACTGTAGAGGCGGTAGAACGTTACATGAAAAGCAACCCCGATTTACCCATTGTGTTTTACAGCCATGCGATAAATATGGGGAAGGGAGCGGCATTGCACACCGGTATTAAACAAGCTACGGGTGATATTGTGCTGATACAGGATGCCGACCTTGAATACAACCCACAGGAATATCCGATTTTAATTCGCCCCATTACCGATGGTTTTGCCGATGTAGTGTACGGCAGCCGTTTTATGGGAGGCAGACCACACCGTATCTTGTTCTTTTGGCACACGATAGGGAACAAGTTTCTTACATTTTTGAGCAATATGTTTACCAACCTTAACTTAAGCGATATGGAAACCTGCTACAAGGTTTTTAAACGCGAGGTGGTGCAGGGGCTTGAGTTGAAAGAAAAACGTTTTGGTTTTGAGCCGGAAGTAACCGCAAAAATTGCACGCATACCCAAAATACGCATTTACGAAGTGGGTATTTCTTATTACGGACGTACGTATGAAGAGGGCAAAAAAATTGGCTGGCGCGATGGTTTCAGGGCTATTTGGTGTATTTTAAAATACAACCTGTTTGCCTGA
- a CDS encoding tetratricopeptide repeat protein: MLEREFIAKGNALLELGRYEQALEQFRKAVTSDIDPALAYQQMAFCYLRLQNLKKAVLCANQALAHNPNCDYAFYVKANVKVLNNLAFAARQDILKAIELNPNVGFYYGTLADTYFIVKLWTLAIESAKTGLELDPLDVGCWGILIGAYHKTNDVENFEDAEKAALELLPNNELLHEIIGLAYYNRANIKKAKEHAQILLQINPSTKSPLPRAPEIRLIKQENPAYKEEIDPDVTKSEVSLILKIAIIVIGMIIYVNQCN; encoded by the coding sequence TTGTTAGAAAGAGAGTTTATTGCTAAAGGCAACGCCTTGCTAGAGTTGGGAAGGTACGAGCAAGCTTTGGAGCAGTTTAGAAAAGCTGTTACCTCAGATATTGACCCTGCCTTGGCGTATCAACAAATGGCTTTCTGTTATTTAAGACTACAAAACCTTAAAAAAGCGGTTTTATGTGCCAATCAAGCATTAGCCCACAACCCAAACTGTGATTATGCCTTTTATGTGAAAGCAAATGTTAAAGTATTAAATAACCTTGCTTTTGCTGCCCGTCAAGATATTCTTAAAGCCATAGAGTTGAACCCCAATGTAGGGTTCTATTACGGTACGCTTGCTGATACCTATTTTATAGTAAAGCTTTGGACATTAGCCATTGAAAGTGCTAAAACAGGATTAGAGTTAGACCCTCTGGATGTGGGTTGTTGGGGGATATTAATAGGTGCTTATCATAAAACCAATGATGTAGAAAATTTTGAAGATGCTGAGAAAGCAGCACTTGAATTGCTCCCAAACAACGAACTCTTACACGAAATTATAGGCCTTGCTTACTATAACAGGGCAAACATTAAAAAGGCAAAAGAACACGCACAGATTTTATTACAAATAAACCCTTCTACAAAAAGCCCGTTGCCCCGTGCACCTGAAATACGGCTTATAAAACAAGAAAATCCTGCTTATAAGGAAGAAATAGATCCAGATGTAACCAAAAGTGAAGTAAGCCTGATACTAAAAATAGCTATTATAGTAATCGGTATGATTATATATGTAAATCAATGTAACTAA
- a CDS encoding helix-turn-helix transcriptional regulator, producing the protein MSQYRDDEVLDAVVKGLKKLRTELRITMEDVYNDTGLNISRIEGGKANITISTLRKLCNYYQLPLYKFFKDYCDNAL; encoded by the coding sequence ATGTCCCAGTATCGCGATGATGAAGTTTTAGATGCAGTAGTTAAAGGCCTAAAAAAGCTACGGACAGAGTTACGCATTACGATGGAAGATGTATATAACGATACAGGATTAAATATTTCAAGAATAGAGGGAGGAAAAGCAAACATAACCATAAGTACGCTCAGAAAATTATGTAATTACTATCAATTACCTCTATATAAATTTTTCAAAGACTATTGCGATAACGCCCTTTAA
- a CDS encoding dCTP deaminase, translating into MILSDKKILAEIEKGTILIEPFRKDCLGSNSYDVHLGRYLATYKDRVLDAKEHNKIDIFEIPMEGYVLYPDILYLGVTEEYTETHAHIPFLEGKSSTGRLGIDIHATAGKGDVGFCNTWTLEISVAQPVRIYRGMPIGQLIYFEISGEIETSYDSKNSAKYNKRTVKPVESMMWKNKF; encoded by the coding sequence ATGATACTTTCAGATAAAAAAATACTGGCCGAGATTGAAAAAGGCACCATTTTAATTGAGCCTTTCCGTAAAGATTGCTTAGGCAGCAACTCGTACGATGTGCATTTGGGACGTTACCTTGCTACCTACAAAGACCGTGTGTTGGACGCTAAAGAGCACAACAAAATCGACATTTTTGAAATACCCATGGAAGGGTATGTATTATACCCTGATATTTTATACTTAGGTGTAACCGAAGAGTACACTGAAACCCATGCCCATATTCCATTTTTAGAAGGCAAAAGCAGCACAGGACGTTTAGGGATAGACATTCATGCCACAGCAGGCAAGGGCGATGTAGGTTTTTGCAATACATGGACGCTTGAAATATCTGTAGCCCAGCCGGTGCGCATTTATCGCGGTATGCCTATTGGCCAGTTAATTTACTTTGAAATTAGCGGTGAAATTGAAACCAGCTACGACAGTAAAAATTCGGCTAAGTACAACAAACGTACTGTGAAGCCTGTGGAAAGTATGATGTGGAAGAACAAATTTTAA
- a CDS encoding helix-turn-helix transcriptional regulator — protein MALHKNIRMLRLLREYSQEYMAQELNIGQNTYSKIENGKTALTKERLNYIAQILNVEAEMLENFDANRLIESAKTHFKIDKLKVVLG, from the coding sequence ATGGCATTGCATAAAAACATAAGAATGTTACGACTGCTGCGTGAATACTCGCAAGAGTATATGGCACAAGAGCTAAATATCGGCCAAAACACCTACTCGAAAATTGAAAATGGGAAAACCGCTTTAACAAAAGAAAGATTGAACTATATAGCCCAAATATTAAATGTTGAAGCAGAGATGTTAGAAAATTTTGATGCCAACCGATTGATTGAAAGCGCAAAAACACATTTCAAAATCGACAAGCTAAAGGTTGTATTGGGCTAG
- a CDS encoding T9SS type A sorting domain-containing protein produces the protein MDLHLNQTNMKTVFLRYWCALLLLGTVIPSMGQNNLRYGTSAIPAVVRSPYTYYDVLRVSSKGWLQQTFNTTASAWEDYEKTKNLKNADGDFTEIDTKYWVDGSSSWETEYQTNYQYQKDANNKVIEMIFDVQSAFDTYTVRYIYTYDQNRLSEVEVAFKSGGTFFPSTHSFIKYNNLGQRVKDSLVDVNTAEAVSSREYEYDNNGNCIKELGWGKMVDNSWDTTMVAQQEYFAGGKLKRRIYGFQNAQGDIMENFYDEYTYTNTGNVDVYTTFIKQNATSPANPFMYYKHYYNGQNKLQTIVSKTFSLAMNRWNNDDSILLNYVTAGGAYDTSYIHTGANNGIDWSANPTDRLVFEKNATGIKQVASSKLNMNAYPNPAATELFVEISTVVDVETTLTLTDLTGKVLRTTEVDLLTGQANTIKMDLSGIPQGLYLLHAGNQTVKLVKE, from the coding sequence ATGGACTTACATTTAAATCAAACAAACATGAAAACAGTTTTTTTACGCTATTGGTGTGCCCTTTTGCTATTGGGTACGGTTATCCCATCAATGGGACAGAACAATTTAAGGTACGGTACTTCGGCCATTCCCGCTGTGGTAAGATCGCCCTATACGTATTACGATGTACTGCGTGTATCATCAAAAGGCTGGTTGCAGCAAACATTTAACACTACCGCGTCGGCTTGGGAAGATTATGAAAAGACTAAAAACCTGAAAAACGCCGATGGAGACTTTACCGAAATTGATACTAAATATTGGGTAGATGGCTCAAGTAGCTGGGAAACAGAGTATCAAACCAACTACCAATATCAAAAAGATGCCAATAACAAGGTGATTGAGATGATTTTTGATGTGCAATCAGCATTTGATACGTACACCGTTCGCTACATATACACGTATGACCAAAACAGGCTGAGCGAGGTTGAGGTGGCATTTAAGAGCGGAGGAACTTTCTTTCCCTCAACGCACTCATTTATTAAGTACAATAATTTAGGGCAACGTGTTAAGGATTCATTGGTGGATGTAAACACTGCTGAAGCAGTATCGTCTCGCGAGTATGAGTACGACAACAACGGTAATTGCATCAAGGAATTGGGCTGGGGTAAAATGGTTGATAATTCTTGGGACACAACTATGGTGGCTCAACAAGAGTATTTTGCCGGAGGTAAACTAAAGCGCCGCATATATGGTTTCCAAAACGCTCAAGGTGATATAATGGAAAACTTTTATGATGAATATACCTACACGAATACAGGTAATGTAGATGTATATACAACGTTTATTAAGCAGAATGCAACTTCCCCCGCTAACCCGTTTATGTATTACAAACACTATTACAACGGTCAAAACAAGTTACAAACCATAGTTTCTAAAACGTTTTCATTGGCGATGAACCGCTGGAACAACGATGATAGTATTTTGTTGAATTATGTAACTGCGGGTGGCGCATATGATACTTCGTACATACACACAGGTGCTAACAATGGCATTGATTGGAGCGCTAACCCAACCGACCGTTTGGTATTTGAGAAAAATGCAACAGGAATTAAGCAGGTAGCAAGCAGCAAGCTGAACATGAATGCTTACCCTAACCCTGCTGCTACAGAATTATTTGTTGAAATAAGCACCGTTGTTGATGTAGAAACTACACTTACTCTTACCGATTTAACAGGAAAAGTTTTGAGAACTACTGAGGTTGATTTGCTTACAGGGCAAGCCAATACCATAAAAATGGACCTTAGCGGTATTCCTCAAGGGTTGTATTTGCTGCACGCAGGCAACCAAACCGTAAAACTAGTTAAAGAATAA
- a CDS encoding T9SS type A sorting domain-containing protein, which produces MKNLLLLKALCLFFLLSVMHYVQAQGTPEILYYKFNGSGTTVPNLASSPPSGTSTASLVGSISQGSTGTCNGKALVGTGATSTNDYVNTGWTTSVSGSWTISFWTNNIPSTTTTYYIFGDVNAGSFRCFTGGVAGAGNWILRGPLTDVQVVGGASTSPAVTTFVYDSTAGKIFAYLNGTLVNTVNQTGFSLSGSGPFKVGGYSSSNSLPSGSLMDEFRFYRRALSATEVAKLRYLGNTYDSIGVSKCGSHISPTGKTYTTTGIYYDTISPNYYNCDSILITNLTIKKNSTSTLTVSACESYLSPDNKTYTTSGTYKDTIPNAIGCDSIITINLTIKKATTSTISPTSCYTYTSPSGKVFSSSGTYMDTIPNSGGCDSIITINLKINGTTYGSISPSACDSYISPSGKYTWSGSGNYLDTLTNSNGCDSVINVTLTIHSSSSNIAFATACDSYLSPSGKHTWTASGVYQDTLKGFWGCDSILVITLTINNSTKDSIGVTACNSYMGPSGKYTWTTSGIYMDTITNGIGCDSVVTINLTVNYSTTSSISPAVCNLYTAPSGKLLAITGKYLDTIPNSVGCDSVISIDLTVNYSSFSSISPTVCDIYTSPSGKVFTSSASFIDTIPNGIGCDSLISVNLTVNTVNPGISQSGFVLTAAATGATYRWLDCDNSYSVISGETSQSLTVTANGDYAVEVTQGGCTDTSTCISITNVGIEPVSFANGIALYPNPTKGKFTVQTNQPMLDATVKVTTLTGQTVTQKVHVNGNTVELDLSKEAAGIYFVEVADNGNIARIKIEKF; this is translated from the coding sequence ATGAAAAACCTTTTACTATTAAAGGCATTATGCCTTTTTTTTCTGTTGTCTGTGATGCATTATGTGCAGGCACAGGGAACTCCTGAAATTTTATATTACAAGTTTAACGGTTCAGGTACTACTGTGCCCAACCTTGCCAGCAGTCCGCCATCCGGAACAAGTACAGCTTCTTTGGTTGGCTCAATTTCTCAGGGCTCAACAGGAACGTGTAACGGTAAGGCCTTAGTGGGAACCGGGGCAACCAGCACCAATGATTATGTGAATACAGGATGGACTACAAGTGTGAGCGGTTCATGGACTATTTCTTTCTGGACAAACAATATTCCGTCAACAACCACTACATACTACATTTTTGGAGATGTAAATGCAGGTTCTTTCAGGTGCTTCACAGGCGGTGTTGCCGGTGCCGGTAACTGGATTTTACGCGGACCGTTAACCGATGTGCAGGTAGTGGGTGGTGCATCTACCTCTCCGGCAGTTACAACGTTTGTTTACGACTCAACAGCAGGTAAAATATTTGCATACCTTAACGGAACGTTGGTGAATACCGTAAACCAAACAGGATTTTCATTAAGCGGCTCCGGTCCTTTTAAAGTAGGTGGTTATTCAAGCAGCAACAGCCTTCCTTCAGGCTCGTTGATGGATGAGTTCCGATTCTACAGGCGCGCACTTTCAGCCACTGAAGTTGCAAAACTGCGTTATTTGGGAAACACCTACGACTCTATTGGTGTATCAAAATGCGGGAGCCACATTTCACCTACAGGTAAAACCTATACTACCACAGGTATTTATTACGATACTATCAGTCCTAACTACTATAACTGCGATAGTATTTTAATTACTAATCTTACCATAAAGAAAAACTCAACATCAACCTTAACCGTAAGTGCTTGCGAAAGCTATCTTAGCCCTGATAATAAAACCTATACTACATCAGGTACCTATAAAGATACCATACCCAATGCAATAGGCTGTGATAGTATTATTACCATTAATCTAACGATAAAGAAAGCTACTACCAGTACAATTTCTCCGACATCGTGTTATACCTATACCAGCCCAAGCGGTAAAGTATTTTCATCATCGGGCACCTATATGGATACCATACCCAATAGCGGGGGCTGTGATAGTATTATAACCATCAATTTAAAAATTAACGGCACCACTTATGGCAGTATCTCCCCATCGGCTTGTGATAGTTATATCAGCCCGAGCGGAAAGTACACTTGGTCAGGGTCGGGCAACTACTTAGATACGCTAACCAACAGCAATGGTTGCGATAGTGTAATAAACGTAACGCTTACCATTCATAGCTCTTCATCCAACATCGCATTTGCAACTGCTTGCGACAGTTACCTAAGCCCAAGCGGTAAACACACTTGGACTGCTTCAGGTGTTTATCAGGATACTTTAAAAGGTTTCTGGGGTTGTGACAGTATATTGGTAATTACCCTTACGATAAACAATAGCACAAAAGACAGTATAGGGGTTACGGCTTGTAACAGTTACATGGGCCCAAGCGGTAAATATACTTGGACTACTTCGGGTATTTACATGGATACCATTACCAATGGTATTGGTTGCGATAGCGTGGTAACCATTAATCTTACAGTAAATTATTCTACCACAAGTTCAATATCTCCTGCCGTTTGTAACCTGTATACAGCACCTAGTGGCAAACTGCTTGCGATTACAGGCAAGTACTTAGACACCATACCCAATAGTGTAGGTTGTGATAGTGTAATCTCAATAGACCTTACTGTAAATTACAGCAGCTTTAGCAGCATTTCACCTACCGTTTGTGATATATACACCAGCCCAAGTGGTAAGGTATTTACTTCATCGGCCAGCTTTATTGATACCATACCCAACGGCATTGGTTGTGATAGTTTAATATCTGTTAACCTAACTGTAAATACTGTTAACCCCGGCATTAGCCAAAGCGGCTTTGTTTTAACTGCTGCTGCAACGGGTGCAACCTATAGATGGTTAGATTGTGATAACAGTTATTCAGTAATTTCAGGCGAAACCAGCCAATCGCTTACAGTAACTGCCAATGGCGATTATGCCGTTGAGGTAACACAAGGCGGATGCACCGATACTTCAACATGTATCAGCATTACCAACGTGGGCATAGAGCCTGTATCTTTTGCAAACGGTATTGCTCTTTACCCTAACCCAACTAAAGGTAAGTTTACAGTGCAAACCAACCAGCCCATGCTGGATGCAACAGTTAAAGTAACCACGCTAACAGGTCAAACCGTTACTCAAAAAGTTCATGTTAATGGCAACACTGTTGAGCTTGACCTAAGCAAAGAAGCCGCCGGTATTTACTTTGTAGAAGTAGCCGATAACGGAAACATTGCGAGGATTAAGATTGAGAAGTTTTAA
- a CDS encoding tetratricopeptide repeat protein, translating to MEVQRHIERARHLLNINRPADAIKEINAGLVLEPQNTELLSIASSCYYETGEYERSLAFARQWLNAEPDNPLVHYIMAINYERTEKMDKAKSHIQQALAYDPTDADYWSALASFYMPERDWNKMLEYAEKGLECDPEHPQSLNYRNLALTKLGRADELKVGIEESLAANPDDAHTHATVGWTKLEIRKYKEARFHFAEALRLQPHNDWARSGMVEALKAKNVFYRLFLMYFFWIAKYQQQSQYAIIIGIYIGTKVLRTAAKAVPILYIPYGILMFAAYLTWIIEPLFNLFVLIDRYGRYLLNRREKTGALLVGCGVALAIALGLTYLYNTNDLLLFPALFFATIVIPVASFYGLDETSRNLKTIGIYTIVLAVLGIVSVLLLVSKNDTGLITGTLYLLGMWTFGWVANYLNTR from the coding sequence ATGGAAGTACAACGACATATTGAACGGGCAAGGCATTTGCTAAACATTAACCGCCCTGCCGATGCGATAAAAGAAATAAATGCCGGATTGGTGCTTGAACCCCAAAATACCGAGCTTTTATCCATTGCCTCAAGCTGTTATTATGAGACCGGAGAATATGAACGTTCGCTGGCCTTTGCCCGCCAATGGCTGAATGCCGAGCCTGATAATCCTTTGGTGCATTACATAATGGCCATTAATTATGAGCGTACAGAAAAGATGGACAAGGCCAAAAGCCATATCCAACAAGCGTTGGCATACGACCCAACGGATGCCGACTATTGGAGTGCCTTGGCATCGTTTTATATGCCTGAAAGGGATTGGAATAAGATGCTTGAGTATGCTGAGAAAGGTCTTGAGTGCGACCCTGAACATCCGCAAAGCCTTAACTACCGAAACCTTGCTCTTACCAAATTAGGCCGTGCCGATGAATTGAAAGTAGGCATTGAAGAATCATTGGCGGCCAACCCTGATGATGCACATACCCACGCTACCGTGGGCTGGACAAAACTTGAAATAAGGAAGTATAAAGAAGCCCGTTTTCATTTTGCTGAGGCATTACGTTTGCAGCCCCACAACGATTGGGCGCGAAGCGGCATGGTTGAAGCCTTAAAGGCCAAAAACGTGTTTTACCGCCTGTTTTTAATGTACTTTTTTTGGATTGCCAAGTACCAACAGCAATCTCAATATGCTATAATAATTGGCATATACATTGGCACAAAAGTGCTAAGAACTGCAGCCAAAGCTGTACCCATATTATACATCCCATACGGCATACTAATGTTTGCCGCTTACCTTACTTGGATTATTGAGCCGTTGTTCAACTTATTTGTACTGATAGACCGCTATGGACGTTACCTGCTAAACCGTCGTGAAAAAACGGGCGCACTATTGGTGGGATGTGGAGTAGCACTGGCCATCGCACTTGGGTTAACTTATTTGTACAATACGAACGACTTACTACTATTCCCTGCCCTCTTCTTTGCCACCATTGTAATTCCCGTTGCGTCGTTCTACGGATTGGACGAAACCAGCCGTAACTTAAAAACCATCGGTATTTATACTATTGTGCTGGCGGTATTGGGCATTGTTTCAGTACTGCTGTTAGTTTCTAAAAACGACACAGGCCTTATCACAGGAACGTTGTACTTATTGGGTATGTGGACGTTTGGCTGGGTAGCTAATTATTTAAATACACGGTAG